CTGACTGGCCAGCTCGACTGCCGTCGTGGCGGCGTCCCCGTGGACCAACGTGGTGAGTTCGCGGGCCAGTCGCTTCTGGGCGGCACGTTCATGCGCGCGGTTCTTGGTGGCGTCCTCGAGCTCGGCGATGTCGTCGGACGACAGGAAGGTGAACCAACGCAGGTATCCGATGACGTCGGCGTCGGCCGTGTTCACGAAGTACTGGTACCAGGCATATGGGCTGGTCATCTCCGGGTCGAGCCACAGATTGCCGCCGCCGGTCGACTTGCCGAACTTCTTGCCCTCGGAGTCGGTGACCAGCGGAGTTGTCATCGCGTGCACGGTGGCACCGAGCTTTTGGCGCACCAACCGGGCGCCGGCCACGATGTTCCCCCACTGATCTGAGCCGCCGATCTGCAATCCGCAGCCGTACCGCTGGTGCAGCTCCACGAAGTCGTTCGCCTGCAGAAGCATGTAGCTGAACTCGGTGTAGGAGATGCCGTCGCCCTCCAGCCGCCGACGGACGGTCTCCCGGTCGAGCATCACGTTCACGGAGAAGTACTTGCCGAGGTCACGCAGGAACTCAATGGCCGACAACTCCCCCGTCCACGACAGGTTGTTCTCGACGATTGCGCCGGTCGGAGTGTCGTCGAACTCGACGAACCGTTCCAGCTGACCACGGATCCGACCGGCCCAGTCGGCGACGGTGTCGGCGGTGTTCAGTGTGCGTTCCCCGGTGTCGCGGGGGTCGCCGATCATCCCGGTGGCCCCACCGGCGAGCACGATCGGCCGGTGGCCGGCGCGCTGGAACCGCCGCAGGGTGAGCAGGGGCACCAGGTGTCCGGCGTGCAGGCTCGGCGCGGTCGGGTCGAAGCCCGAATAGACGGTCATGGGTCCCTTGGCCAGGTCGGTCGCCAGCGCGTCGCGGTCGGTCGACTGCGCGATCAGCCCACGCCAGTCCAGCTCATCGAGGATTCCCATGCTCATGACGACGATCATGCCGCATCGGCGACATCAGTCACTGGCACCGGGCGCGGGCGCGCGGGGGCTGCGTCGGTAGGCCGACACCTCCGCCCGGTCGGCCAGCCACAGCCGCCACCGCCGGTCGGCGGCCTTGCTGACCCCTACCCGTGGGCCGTCGATCGCCGGCACCGGATCGCTCAACGAGAGCCGGATCGGACTGTCGGCAGCGAAAAGGTCAATTCCGTTGTCCTCCATGGTGATTCCGAGCGCAGAGCACAGGTTGCCGGGCCCCCGCGCCAACGCGACCGGCCGCACAGCCGGCCCGCGACGTCGGCCGGCCTCGTCGGCACCGGCACTCACCGACGCGGCCCGCAGCAGCACCGCGCCCGCGACACCGTCGTATCCGCAGACCACGTTGGCGCACACGTGGATGCCATGGCTGCGGTAGGTGTACAGGCGCCCGGGTGGGCCGAACATCACCGTATTCCGCCCGCCCGCACCGCGATACGAATGTGAGGCCCCGTCGGGCCACGGCCCGTCGGCCGGACCACCGTAGGCCTCGACCTCGACGACGACGGCGCTGACTCCGCGGCCGGTCAATTCGGCCCCCACCAGTCGGCGCGCCGCGAGCAAGGGGTCACCAGTCAACAGCTCGGTGCCCACTTGCAAGCCCATACGAGCGATTCTGCACTTGGCAAGAACCGCCATTGACACCGGCCAGACTCGAGCGCAGTATTCACCACATGATGACTTCATCGACTGATGAATTCTCCCCTGGCTATCCGGGCGGGGCTGCTCCCCCGGCTGTCGACATCACCGGCCTGCAGGTCACCCGGGGTGGCCGGCCCGCGATCCGCGACCTCGACGTGCGTATCGCCGGCGGCACCATCACCGGTCTGCTCGGCCCGTCGGGCTGCGGCAAGTCCACCCTGATGCGCAGCATCGTCGGAACCCAGATCATCGCGGCCGGCACCGTCACCGTGCTCGGACACCCGGCGGGCTCGGCACCGCTGCGCCATCGGGTCGGATACGTCACCCAGGAACCCACGATCTACGACGACCTGCGGGTCATCGACAACGTCCGGTACTTCGCCGCGCTCTACGGCACATCGACGAGCTCGGCCGACGACGCAATCCGGTCGGTCGGCCTCGACGATCACCGCACGGCGTACTGCGGCAATCTCTCCGGCGGCCAGCGCACCCGGGTGTCGCTGGCCTGCGCCCTGGTCTCCGAGCCCGAACTACTGGTGCTCGACGAACCCACGGTCGGCCTCGACCCCGTACTGCGGGTCGACCTGTGGGAGCAGTTCAACGACCTGTCACGGCGCGGCACCACCCTGCTGGTTTCCAGCCACGTCATGGACGAGGCCGACCACTGCGGGGACCTGTTGCTCATGCGCGAAGGGCGACTGCTCGCCCACACCACCCCGGACCGGCTACGGAAGGACACGGAATGCACGTCCCTGGAGGAAGCGTTTCTCACCGTCATCCGGCGCAGCGCCTCGGCCGAGCCCAACCGAGCCGACTGAGTCCCGCCGCCTACCTGGCCACGACCGGCCGCATTCTGCGCCAACTGGCCGCCGACCATCGCAGCGTCGCGATGATCCTCGTGGTACCCAGCCTGATCATCACGCTGATGTACTTCATGTTCCAGAACGCGCCCCACGCGCCGGGACGGCCGACGCCGTTCAACACCGCCTGCCTGATCATGCTCGGCGTCTTCCCACTGGTCGTGATGTTCCTGATCACCTCGATCACCATGCAGCGCGAACGCGTTTCAGGGACCCTCGAGCGCATCCTCACCACACCCCTGCGTCGCTTCGACCTGCTGGCCGCCTATGGCACCGCGTTCTCGGTCGCGGCGGCGGCGCAGGCCACGCTGGCCTGCATCGTCGCGTTCTGGTTCCTCGGCTTCGACACCGCCGGCAGCCCGATACTGGTGTTCCTGATCGCGATCATCAACGCCGTTCTCGGCGTGGGCCTTGGCCTGTTGTGCAGCGCGTTCGCCCGGACCGAATTCCAGGCGGTCCAGTTCATGCCGGTGGTGATCGTCCCGCAGCTGCTGTTGTGCGGCATCATCGTGCCACGTGCCGCCCTGCCCGATTGGCTGCAGTGGATCAGCAACGTGCTGCCGGCCAGCTACGCGCTCGAAGCCCTGCAGCAGGTCGGCGCATACCCCGAGCCGACAGCCATCGCGGTGCGTGACATCGCGATCGTGATCGGATTCGCGATACTGGCACTGGGTCTGGCCGCAGCCACCCTCCGCCGTCGAACTCCGTAGGGGCCGCCGTGACGACCACCAGTACCGATTCCCAGCAGCAACGCAAACGGCCCGGCCGGCCCGCCGGCCCGTCGGACAAACGTGAGCGCATCTTGGCCAGCGCACGAGAGTTGTTCGCCCGCAACGGCATCGACAAGACATCGATCCGTGCCATCGCCGCCGACGCCGGGGTTGACGCGGCCCTGGTGCACCACTACTTCGGGACCAAGACGCAGTTGTTCGCCGCCGCCATTCACATTCCCATCGATCCGATGACTGTGATCGGGAAGCTGAAAGAAGTGCCGGTCGAGCAGATCGGCCACACCCTGCCGTCAATCCTGTTGCCGCTGTGGGATTCCGAGATCGGCAAGGGTTTTGTGGCGACGTTGCGGTCCATCCTGGCCGGCAACGACGTATCGCTGGTGCGGTCATTCCTCCAGGAAGTCATCATCGGCGAGATCGGACCACGGGTGGACAACCCACCCGGCAGCTCTCGGATCCGCATCCAGTTCGTCGCCTCGCAACTGGTCGGAGTCGCGATGGCGCGCTACATCCTGGAACTGGAGCCCTTCGCCACACTGCCGGCCGAACAGATCGTCGAGACCATCGCGCCCACCCTGCAGCGGTACCTCACGGGTGACTTACCCGGACTCGCCTGACCCGGCCAGCTTCAGCAGCCGCTCGTGCTCGGCGTCGTCGTCGATGGCCACGGCCTCGTCGACCAGCAGAACCGGGATGCCGTCCTCGATCCGGTAGGCCCGTCGCAACCGGGGGTTGTAGAGCCAGTCCGTTCCGGCGAGCAGCAGCGGCCCGCGGTCCTGCGGGCAGACCAGGATGCTCAGAAGCTTGTCGTCGACCACCACGTGAAGCTAGCCCAGCGGGATCTGGATGCCACCACTAGGGCCGGGCTGCGTCCCGCCGCCGGGAATCGGAGCGATGCCCGCCGGGAACTGGCCGACCCCGGGATTGATCACACCGGGCTGCGTAACCTGCGCGTTCGCCTGAGCCTGAAGCTTGCGCTGATACGACAGCGTGCTCTTGAGCGCGTTGATCAGCGGGACCTGGTTGGGACGCTTGTCGAGCGCCTCGGTGATGGCTTCGCGGTTGGCGTTCGACGGCTTGTAACCCTGCTGACGCAGCTTCAGGATGTCGTGGATCAGCGTCGAGATCTGACCACCGCCCTCGCCGGTGTCGTAATCCTGGGCGATGATCGACAGCGCTTCGTCGGCGGTCATCTGCGGTGCCTCGGTCGCGTCGGCCGCAGGTGTCGGCTCGGCGGGATCGGCGGCGGCCGTCGGCGCACCCACGCCCACCAGCAGCCCGAGCACCAGCGCCCCGCCCGTCACCGATGCGGTGACGACCCGACGCCAGCCTTCAACACCCGATGTCATCGATCCTCCAGTCGTTCGCCGTCTGCCGGAGCGTAACAGCGCATTCCCGGCCCGGCACCTCGTCGACTACGGCGACTCCGGCTCGTCGTCGGATGCACCGGCGACGAGTTCGGCCCGGCTGGCCGCAGTCAGTTTCTTGTACGTACCTGTATCGGCATCGAGGTACCAGCAGTTACGCCGGCCCGGTTTCGGGATTCCCGCGGCCCGCAGCGGACCGATCAGCGGGCGGTACGACGCGCCGAGTTCCATGTCGGCCACCACGTGCACCACGTCGGGTGGATTGCCCGCGGCGAGTTCGTCCAGAGCGTGCGACAGATCGGCCGTCGGGACACTGCCGCCGGGACGCAGCGCCAGCGCCGTGACCGCCAACTGCCGGCCGCCCTCCTCGACGCCGTAGGTGACCGACATGTCGACCGCGTCCAGGCGGCCGACGGCGTCGTTGACACTGGTCGCGAAGACCGGTCCCCGTTCGGTACGGATCACCGCCCCGCGGTTGTCGACCAGCCAGTAGTCGCCGTCCTCGTCGCGCCGGAACAGGAACTCGGTGGACACCCAGGTGTCGGCCGGAGCGAACACGCCGCGTTTGACCACGGCGGTCGGATCGACCGGGCCGCGCGGGTGGGCCAGCAGCACACCGACCTCGTTGGGCTCGGCCTTGCGCACGAAGCCTTGCTCGTCCTCGAGGATCAGGTCGTCGTCGGCGTCATAGGCCGCCAGTTCGACGGTGCCGCTGCCGGGCAGCGGACGCCCCTTGCTACCGATCTTGGCGCCGGAGACGTTGGCCAGCACCGCCTGTCCGTCCGTGGTCGCGAAGAATTCCACGACGTGGGCCGGCTCGAACACGTCGACCACGCGCTTCCACAGCCCGGCGGGCATGCCGGAGCCGATGAACAACCGGACCGGGTGACTGCCGGTCAGCGAGAACGACGGATCGTCGATGACCTCACGCAGCATGGCCCAGGTGTAGGACACCACGGTGACGCCGTACTGGCGGATCTCCTGAAGGAAACGGTCGGGCTGCAGCCCGCGGGACAGCGCGATCCGCGAGCCGCCGACCACCGCACCGCCGAGGCTGACCAGCAGACCCGATTGGTGGTGCAGCGGGGTGAGGCAGTAGACCGTGTCACCGCGGCCCAGGTTGGCCGCCGATGCGGTGCCGAACGCCGAGAGTGCCCACCGGAAATTCGTGATCTGCCGGGCCACGAGCTCACCGCCGACCTCGCTGAAGGCGACGAAGGCCAGGTCGCGGGCCAGGCCGGGGTTGGGCCGGTACCAGCCGGGCAACTCGACGACGTCGGGGTCGATCTTCTCCATGTCGATGATCGAATCGACGTCGTCGTACTGCTCCAGGTGCAGATCACGGCTCTCGCCGCCGCCGAGAACCAGCACCCGGGTGTCCAGCTCTCGGGCCACCGCGAGGTGGCCCGGGTCGGCGATGATCTCGGACACGCCGCCGAGTCGGGCCGCCTCGGCCAGATCCGCCTCGGGCAACAGCACGGCCACCGCGCCCAGCCGCGACAGCGCGGCGATCGCCACCAGCGCGCTGGGTCGGGTGTCCATCAGGACACCGACCCGGGCGCCCTGGCGCACCCCGACGTCGATCAGGCCGCGCACCACGTTGTTGATCCGGCGGTCCACCGCCTCATAGGTGTGCACCCGGCCGTCGAACAGCAGCGCCTCGCCGTTGGGTGCGCTGCGCGCCTGCTCGCTCATGATCCGGCCGAGCGAAATCCGGGTGTGGTCGTTGACCTGACCCAACCGGGCCAGCCGGGGCAGCGTGCGAGCGGTCTCGATGACCAGCGTCCGGGCGTTCTTGTTGGCCGCCACCAACGCGTCGGCAGCTGAGCGGGCCACTCCGAACGCCATCTCGGTGGCCGCGGTGGCGCCGTGGGTGACGCGGGTGGAGAACGACACCCCGCCCTCCGGGTGATCCGCCGGCTGCGATTCCATCGGGACGACGCCTTCCGGCATCTGCTCCCCGCCAAGCCATTTCACCCATTGTGCAACCGTCGGCCAGGTCTGTGTGGAGGCCTTGGAACCCACAACCAGCCCGAAATGTCCTGCGCGGATCAGGTATTCGTAGACATCGGCATCGGGGGCGGCCCGCTTGATGCCGCGCACCGCGGCCGGCTGACCGATGTCGTCGACCTCGCCGACGACCGCGAGGATCGGGCAGTCGATGTCGGACAGGGTGACCAGGTCACCGTGGACGGAGAAACCGCCGGTGATCATCCGGTTGTGCGCGATGAACTGCTTGAGCAGCTCGGAGATCGCGGGACCGGACCACGCGATCCAGCCCTCCGAAGACAGGAACCGCCGCTGCTGTTCGCGCGGGAGCAGGGCCTCCCGATCGTGCAGCTGACGCAGGAACTCGAGGCGCGACTGCGCGGTCTTGATCGGGTCGAGCATCTGAAAACCGGTGCGGGCCAACCACCCCGGGATGTCGATACGACTGAACACGTGATCGGCCATGAAATCCGCCGCACCCGCGGCGACTCCGGCCGGGAGGTTCATCGGCAGCGCCGCCAGGGTGTCCACCGGGGAGCCGAAGG
The genomic region above belongs to Mycolicibacterium sp. HK-90 and contains:
- a CDS encoding ABC transporter permease; its protein translation is MHVPGGSVSHRHPAQRLGRAQPSRLSPAAYLATTGRILRQLAADHRSVAMILVVPSLIITLMYFMFQNAPHAPGRPTPFNTACLIMLGVFPLVVMFLITSITMQRERVSGTLERILTTPLRRFDLLAAYGTAFSVAAAAQATLACIVAFWFLGFDTAGSPILVFLIAIINAVLGVGLGLLCSAFARTEFQAVQFMPVVIVPQLLLCGIIVPRAALPDWLQWISNVLPASYALEALQQVGAYPEPTAIAVRDIAIVIGFAILALGLAAATLRRRTP
- a CDS encoding ABC transporter ATP-binding protein gives rise to the protein MMTSSTDEFSPGYPGGAAPPAVDITGLQVTRGGRPAIRDLDVRIAGGTITGLLGPSGCGKSTLMRSIVGTQIIAAGTVTVLGHPAGSAPLRHRVGYVTQEPTIYDDLRVIDNVRYFAALYGTSTSSADDAIRSVGLDDHRTAYCGNLSGGQRTRVSLACALVSEPELLVLDEPTVGLDPVLRVDLWEQFNDLSRRGTTLLVSSHVMDEADHCGDLLLMREGRLLAHTTPDRLRKDTECTSLEEAFLTVIRRSASAEPNRAD
- the tyrS gene encoding tyrosine--tRNA ligase; translated protein: MSMGILDELDWRGLIAQSTDRDALATDLAKGPMTVYSGFDPTAPSLHAGHLVPLLTLRRFQRAGHRPIVLAGGATGMIGDPRDTGERTLNTADTVADWAGRIRGQLERFVEFDDTPTGAIVENNLSWTGELSAIEFLRDLGKYFSVNVMLDRETVRRRLEGDGISYTEFSYMLLQANDFVELHQRYGCGLQIGGSDQWGNIVAGARLVRQKLGATVHAMTTPLVTDSEGKKFGKSTGGGNLWLDPEMTSPYAWYQYFVNTADADVIGYLRWFTFLSSDDIAELEDATKNRAHERAAQKRLARELTTLVHGDAATTAVELASQALFGRGELTDLDESTLGAALREASNGQVAELAPGGPDSIIDLLVATELAPSKGAARRNVAEGGVYVNNIRIESDEWIPQHSDFLHDRWLVLRRGKRHIAGVRRAGASG
- a CDS encoding TetR/AcrR family transcriptional regulator, which codes for MTTTSTDSQQQRKRPGRPAGPSDKRERILASARELFARNGIDKTSIRAIAADAGVDAALVHHYFGTKTQLFAAAIHIPIDPMTVIGKLKEVPVEQIGHTLPSILLPLWDSEIGKGFVATLRSILAGNDVSLVRSFLQEVIIGEIGPRVDNPPGSSRIRIQFVASQLVGVAMARYILELEPFATLPAEQIVETIAPTLQRYLTGDLPGLA
- a CDS encoding DNA-3-methyladenine glycosylase, which produces MGLQVGTELLTGDPLLAARRLVGAELTGRGVSAVVVEVEAYGGPADGPWPDGASHSYRGAGGRNTVMFGPPGRLYTYRSHGIHVCANVVCGYDGVAGAVLLRAASVSAGADEAGRRRGPAVRPVALARGPGNLCSALGITMEDNGIDLFAADSPIRLSLSDPVPAIDGPRVGVSKAADRRWRLWLADRAEVSAYRRSPRAPAPGASD
- a CDS encoding acyl-CoA synthetase, which translates into the protein MDFSAVTKPVERLLATAQNGLEVLRYGGLETGAVPSPFQIIQSVPMYRLRRYFPPDVRPGAQNPRPPVLMVHPMMMSADMWDVTRDDGAVGILHAAGIDPWVIDFGSPDKVEGGMQRNLADHVVGLSEAIDVVKEVTGCDVHLAGYSQGGMFAYQAAAYRRSKDLASIIAFGSPVDTLAALPMNLPAGVAAGAADFMADHVFSRIDIPGWLARTGFQMLDPIKTAQSRLEFLRQLHDREALLPREQQRRFLSSEGWIAWSGPAISELLKQFIAHNRMITGGFSVHGDLVTLSDIDCPILAVVGEVDDIGQPAAVRGIKRAAPDADVYEYLIRAGHFGLVVGSKASTQTWPTVAQWVKWLGGEQMPEGVVPMESQPADHPEGGVSFSTRVTHGATAATEMAFGVARSAADALVAANKNARTLVIETARTLPRLARLGQVNDHTRISLGRIMSEQARSAPNGEALLFDGRVHTYEAVDRRINNVVRGLIDVGVRQGARVGVLMDTRPSALVAIAALSRLGAVAVLLPEADLAEAARLGGVSEIIADPGHLAVARELDTRVLVLGGGESRDLHLEQYDDVDSIIDMEKIDPDVVELPGWYRPNPGLARDLAFVAFSEVGGELVARQITNFRWALSAFGTASAANLGRGDTVYCLTPLHHQSGLLVSLGGAVVGGSRIALSRGLQPDRFLQEIRQYGVTVVSYTWAMLREVIDDPSFSLTGSHPVRLFIGSGMPAGLWKRVVDVFEPAHVVEFFATTDGQAVLANVSGAKIGSKGRPLPGSGTVELAAYDADDDLILEDEQGFVRKAEPNEVGVLLAHPRGPVDPTAVVKRGVFAPADTWVSTEFLFRRDEDGDYWLVDNRGAVIRTERGPVFATSVNDAVGRLDAVDMSVTYGVEEGGRQLAVTALALRPGGSVPTADLSHALDELAAGNPPDVVHVVADMELGASYRPLIGPLRAAGIPKPGRRNCWYLDADTGTYKKLTAASRAELVAGASDDEPESP
- a CDS encoding Trm112 family protein, whose product is MVDDKLLSILVCPQDRGPLLLAGTDWLYNPRLRRAYRIEDGIPVLLVDEAVAIDDDAEHERLLKLAGSGESG